A stretch of Triticum aestivum cultivar Chinese Spring chromosome 1D, IWGSC CS RefSeq v2.1, whole genome shotgun sequence DNA encodes these proteins:
- the LOC123180855 gene encoding tobamovirus multiplication protein 2A, producing MAACRGFFECLLRLLNFFLTVAGLAMVGYGIYLLVEWMRISGGGGGAPPSPPPPAELLTFGRPMLTVVALGEGGSFFDKLPKAWFIYLFIGVGAVIFIVSLFGCIGAGTRNTCCLCCYSFLVILLILAEAGGAAFIFFDHSWKDVIPVDKTQNFDAMYDFLNENWKIARWVALGVVVFEVLLFLLALAVRAMNKPAEYDSDDEIIGTARSTSIRQPLIHSQNAPATGVPVPTLDQRASRNDAWSQRMREKYGLDTSQFTYNPSDATRYQQNGAPPAEERSRCTVM from the exons ATGGCGGCGTGCCGGGGATTCTTCGAGTGCCTGCTCAGGCTGCTCAACTTTTTCCTCACCGTCGCCGGCCTTGCCATGGTCGGCTACGGGATCTACCTGCTCGTGGAGTGGATgaggatctccggcggtggcggaggggCACCGCCGTCTCCGCCCCCGCCGGCTGAGTTGCTTACGTTCGGCCGCCCGATGCTCACCGTCGTGGCCCTTGGAGAAGGAGGCAGTTTCTTCGACAAGCTACCCAAAGCATG GTTCATCTATTTGTTCATTGGTGTTGGTGCTGTTATCTTCATCGTTTCTCTATTTGGCTGCATTGGAGCAGGGACAAGGAATACGTGTTGCTTGTGTTGT TATTCTTTCTTGGTCATATTATTAATCCTTGCCGAGGCTGGAGGTGCTGCATTCATATTCTTTGACCATAGCTGGAAAGAT GTAATTCCAGTGGATAAGACACAAAACTTTGATGCCATGTATGACTTTCTGAATGAAAACTGGAAGATTGCAAGATGGGTTGCTCTTGGTGTTGTTGTTTTTGAG GTATTGCTTTTCTTGTTAGCTCTTGCTGTCAGGGCAATGAACAAACCCGCCGAgtatgacagtgatgatgaaatcATTGGAACTGCTCGAAGCACTAGCATCCGTCAGCCTCTTATCCATTCCCAGAATGCTCCGGCTACCGGTGTTCCCGTCCCAACACTTGATCAACGTGCGAGCAGAAATGATGCATGGAGCCAAAGGATGCGAGAGAAG TATGGTCTGGACACAAGCCAATTTACTTACAACCCATCAGATGCAACCAGATATCAGCAAAATGGGGCACCTCCAGCTGAAGAAAGGAGCCGTTGCACCGTAATGTGA